GCCCTGGTGGTCGATATGCGCGCCCTGCCCTGCCCCCAACTGCGCCAGCGAGCCCGCCGCGCCCTCGACCTTCACCGCCCCCTGCTCGACGGCAACCCGGGTCAGGCCGTTGTCCTGACGCACGTCGAAACGGGTGCCGGTAACGGTGACGCTGCCTTGCGCGGTATCGACCACGAACGGTCGGCTGCTGTCGTGGGCGACGCTGAACATCGCCTCGCCGGCCAGCAGCCGCAGTTGCCGGCGCCCGGCGCTGAACGCAACGTCGATGCGCGTGGCACTGTTGAGCTCCAGGCGCGAGCCGTCCGGGAGCTCGAACAGGCGCCGCTCGCCCGCCTGCGTGGCGAGCACCTCGTGGTGGTTCATTTGCTGGTACTGCCAGCCGCCCCAACCCAGGCCAAGCGCAGCCAGCGCCACCCCCGCGGCCAGGGCCTGGCGCAGCAGGCGCCTGCGCGGCAGTTGGCGCACTGGCTCTGGTTCCCACAAGGCTTCGAGGCGCTCGGGAGGGATGAAATCGGCTGCACACCACAACCTGCCGAGCAGTTCGTATTCCTGCCGGTGCTCGGGGCGCTCGTCCAGCCAATGCTGCAGACGCTCGCGCAGGGCGCTGTCATCGGGCGCGTCCTGCATGCGAACAAACCAGGCGGCGGCCTGTTCGCGCGGGTTGTCGGCGCCTTGCTGATTCATCGAAAGGGTCTCCTGACTCATCTGGTAGTCACGTCCAGGTGCTCACGCAGATGTCGGAGCGTGCGAATCATATACTTTTCGACCATGTTCTTGGTCAAACCCATGCGCTCGGCGATCTCGGCCTGGGTCAAGCCTTCGAGCTTCTGCCAGATGAACACCCGCCGACAGTTGACCGGCAGTTGCGCCAGCGCCCGCTCGACCGTGTCGGCCAACTCCAGCGCGTGCATATAGGCTTCCGGGTCGCCGCCATGGCCGGTGCCTTCATCGAACAGTTCAATTTCCAGGGCCTGACGGCGGTCTTCGCGACGGAAACCATCCACCGCAATATTGCGCGCGGTCTGGTGCAGATAGGCGCGCGGCTGCTCGACCTGCTCGCGCGGATTTTCCAGTACGCGGACGAAGGCATCGTGGGCGAGATCCTCGGCCTGCTGACGACTGCGCAACTTGCGCGTCCAGGTGCCGATCAGCTCGTGATAGTGGTCGAGAAAGCCTTTGTGTCCGGACACGGTCTGGCTCGTCAGGGAGGCGGGGACAAGAAGTCGCAAATAGTAATACTTCTTATTAAAAGCGGCAAATCGGCGTGTGCCTGTTCGACCGAGGGCATTTTTTCGCCTTGGTAACAAAAAATTTATCGATGGATTCCGGCACGGATGTACCCGCTCTGCGTGGCCATAAATATGAACACCCAAGTGCTTTTCGCGAACGAGTACGGCGCCGCCAAAACACCGTGACGCCTATGAAAACGGGTTCGCTGGCGAACGGGCCGACATGCTCCATTCCACAATTCTTTACGCTGGAATTGGCCTGGGGAACATCTGCCGGTCACACGAGTCGGTTATTCAAATGGCTGCTCGTCGATTGCACCGGAACACGCCGGGATTGCGGGTTGATTCTGCATTCCTCACGCCCTAAAGTGCGCGCCGAACGTCCATGCTGGAAACGATCCATCCGGCTCAAGTACTGACGACGAGACAGCAAGGCCGCCGCTTTTTACAGCGACCTTTTTGCTTTCGGCGACATGCCTTGGGAAGTAGGCGAACCAAAGTGGGGATACGGAGGACGTTCAGTTTGCAGCCACTTATCTTTTCAGTTTGCCCATGGAGTCCCTAAGCATGTCGATCCAGGTCGAAGACTATTTCGCGCGCGATACCTTCCAGAAAATGAAGGCGTTCGCCGACAAGCAGGAAACCCCGTTCGTACTCATCGACACCCAGATGATCAGCCAGGCCTACGACGACCTGCGCGCGGGCTTCGAATTCGCCAAAGTCTACTACGCAGTCAAGGCCAACCCGGCGGTCGAGATCATCGACCTGCTCAAGGATAAAGGCTCGAGCTTCGACATCGCCTCGATCTACGAGCTGGACAAGGTGCTGGGCCGTGGTGTCAGCGCCGACCGCATCAGCTACGGCAACACCATCAAGAAGTCCAAGGACATCCGCTACTTCTACGAGAAGGGCGTGCGTCTCTACGCCACCGACTCCGAAGCCGACCTGCGCAACATCGCCAAGGCCGCGCCGGGCTCGAAGGTGTACGTGCGTATCCTCACCGAAGGCTCGACCACTGCCGACTGGCCGCTGTCGCGTAAATTCGGTTGCCAGACCGACATGGCCATGGACCTGCTGATCCTGGCCCGCGACCTGGGGCTGGTGCCCTACGGCATCTCCTTTCACGTCGGTTCCCAGCAGCGCGACATCAGCGTCTGGGACGCGGCCATCGCCAAGGTCAAGGTGATCTTCGAGCGCCTGAAGGAAGAAGACGGCATCGAGCTGAAGCTGATCAACATGGGCGGCGGCTTCCCGGCCAACTACATCACCCGCACCAACAGCCTGGAAACCTACGCCGAAGAGATCATCCGCTTCCTCAAGGAAGACTTCGGTGACGACCTCCCGGAAATCATCCTGGAGCCGGGCCGTTCGCTGATCGCCAACGCCGGTATCCTGGTCAGCGAAGTGGTGTTGGTGGCGCGCAAGTCGCGCACCGCGGTCGAGCGCTGGATCTACACCGACGTGGGCAAGTTCTCCGGCCTGATCGAAACCATGGACGAAGCCATCAAGTTCCCGATCTGGACCGAGAAGAAAGGTGAAGCCGAAGAAGTGGTGATCGCCGGCCCGACCTGCGACAGCGCCGATATCATGTACGAGAACTACAAGTACGGCCTGCCGCTGAACCTGGCCATTGGCGACCGCCTGTACTGGCTGTCGACTGGTGCCTACACCACCAGCTACAGCGCGGTGGAGTTCAACGGTTTCCCGCCGCTGAAGGCGTTCTACCTGTAATACCCGAACGGGGCCGCAAGGCCCCGTTCTCGTTCGTGTCGTCCTGTACTGGCCCCTTCGCGGGTACAGCGCCAGATTTCAATGTGGCGCGGTCCCTGTGGGAGCGGGTTTACCCGCGAAGAGGCCAGTACAGGCGACATCATTCTTCGCGCCGCTCCAGTTCCTCGGCATAGCGCGCGGCAAAGCTCATCAGCACCGGCCCTGCGTTCTGTAACGTCACCAATGCACTGCGCAGAAAGCTCAGGTTGCCCTCCCCTCGCGCCCGCTCGAACCATGGCGCAGCCTCGGCGACCTCACCTCGCTCCACCAGCACCAGCGCCAAACTGAACATTCCGCGAAAATCCCCCGCCTCGGCCGAACGCCGATACCAGCGCACCGCCCGCACCGGGCTCGCGGTCGTGGCGATGCCCTGCTCCAGATAACGTCCGTACAGGTTCATCGACTTGGCATGCCCCATATGCGCCGCCTTCTCGTAGCAGAACAGCGCCTGCGCCTGGTTCACCGGCACTCCACGTCCGGTCGCCAGCAGGTTGCCCAGATTGTAGAGGCCCCACTCGGAGTCGGCATCGGCGGCCTGTGCGTAATGGATGGCCGCCTGGGTCAGGTCGATCTCCCCACCCCAGCCGTGCTCCAGGCAACGCCCCAGCATGTTGAAGGCCATGGCATTGCCAGCCTGCGCGGCAATGGCAAACCAATGCCGCGCCAAGCGTTCATCCTGTTCGATACCGTGCCCGTCGAGCAGGATCTGCCCAAGCAATGCCTGCGCCTCGACCACACCTTGCCCCGCTGCGGCAAGAATCGCCTGGGCGGCCTTGCCAGGGCTGTGCTCAAGCATGGCCTTGAGCCCGGCGACATCGACCACGTCCTCACGGCGCAACTGATACGACATGCTCAAACCTCCGCCCAGCGACGCAACAGGTTGTGGTAGGTGCCGGTCAGTTGCAGCAGCGACGGATGATCGGGCACATCGGCACCGAGCTGGCGTATGGCGTTGTCCATCTCGAACAGCAGCGTGCGCTGGCCATCGTCGCGCACCAGGCTCTGGGTCCAGAAGAACGCCGCGTAACGCTCGCCACGGGTCACCGGGTTGACCTTGTGCAGGCTGGTGCCTGGATACAGCACCATGTCGCCTGCCGCCAGCTTGACCTGCTGCACACCGTAGGTGTCCTGGATCACCAGTTCGCCGCCGTCGTAGCTGTCCGGCTCACTGAGAAACAGCGTGGACGAAAGGTCGGTGCGCACCCGCTCGGGGCTGCCCTTGGGCTGGCGCAATGCATTGTCGATGTGGAAGCCGAAGTTGCCACCCTCGCGGTAGCAATTGACCAGCGGCGGGAACACCTTGTGCGGCAACGCCGCCGACATGAACAGCGAATTGCGCCATAGCCGGTCGATCAGCGCGCTGCCGATCTCCTTGGCCAGGGCGTGGCCTTCGGGCAGTTGCAGGTTGTGCTTGGCCTTGGCCGACTGGTAGCCGGCAGTGACCTTGCCATCAGCCCAGTCAGCCTGTTCCAGCGCCTGGCGGATGCGGGAAATCTCGTCGGCGTCGAACAGGCCGGGGATGTGCAGAAGCATGCGCGGGTTACCTGGCAGAGGGCAAAGGCCCCAATGATATTGATTGCCTTTTGCGACAGGCAAGTGCCGTTTGGGCAATCACTTTGATACAGATGGCGGGCGCAGACGCATGAACCCGGAAAAACCGTAAGGGCAAAATGTAAAGATTGTAAGTTTCTTGCGAATGGTAACGAGTCTCAATTGTTACTTACAATTGCTTACATTAACATCCGCGGCCTTCACACCTTGGGGAAGGTCAAAAACAACATGCGCCATGTACCATCCGCTGTCAGCTCTCCACGC
The Pseudomonas putida genome window above contains:
- a CDS encoding type III PLP-dependent enzyme; the encoded protein is MSIQVEDYFARDTFQKMKAFADKQETPFVLIDTQMISQAYDDLRAGFEFAKVYYAVKANPAVEIIDLLKDKGSSFDIASIYELDKVLGRGVSADRISYGNTIKKSKDIRYFYEKGVRLYATDSEADLRNIAKAAPGSKVYVRILTEGSTTADWPLSRKFGCQTDMAMDLLILARDLGLVPYGISFHVGSQQRDISVWDAAIAKVKVIFERLKEEDGIELKLINMGGGFPANYITRTNSLETYAEEIIRFLKEDFGDDLPEIILEPGRSLIANAGILVSEVVLVARKSRTAVERWIYTDVGKFSGLIETMDEAIKFPIWTEKKGEAEEVVIAGPTCDSADIMYENYKYGLPLNLAIGDRLYWLSTGAYTTSYSAVEFNGFPPLKAFYL
- a CDS encoding Fe2+-dependent dioxygenase; the encoded protein is MLLHIPGLFDADEISRIRQALEQADWADGKVTAGYQSAKAKHNLQLPEGHALAKEIGSALIDRLWRNSLFMSAALPHKVFPPLVNCYREGGNFGFHIDNALRQPKGSPERVRTDLSSTLFLSEPDSYDGGELVIQDTYGVQQVKLAAGDMVLYPGTSLHKVNPVTRGERYAAFFWTQSLVRDDGQRTLLFEMDNAIRQLGADVPDHPSLLQLTGTYHNLLRRWAEV
- a CDS encoding tetratricopeptide repeat protein, which translates into the protein MSYQLRREDVVDVAGLKAMLEHSPGKAAQAILAAAGQGVVEAQALLGQILLDGHGIEQDERLARHWFAIAAQAGNAMAFNMLGRCLEHGWGGEIDLTQAAIHYAQAADADSEWGLYNLGNLLATGRGVPVNQAQALFCYEKAAHMGHAKSMNLYGRYLEQGIATTASPVRAVRWYRRSAEAGDFRGMFSLALVLVERGEVAEAAPWFERARGEGNLSFLRSALVTLQNAGPVLMSFAARYAEELERREE
- a CDS encoding sigma-70 family RNA polymerase sigma factor produces the protein MSGHKGFLDHYHELIGTWTRKLRSRQQAEDLAHDAFVRVLENPREQVEQPRAYLHQTARNIAVDGFRREDRRQALEIELFDEGTGHGGDPEAYMHALELADTVERALAQLPVNCRRVFIWQKLEGLTQAEIAERMGLTKNMVEKYMIRTLRHLREHLDVTTR
- a CDS encoding FecR family protein, with the protein product MNQQGADNPREQAAAWFVRMQDAPDDSALRERLQHWLDERPEHRQEYELLGRLWCAADFIPPERLEALWEPEPVRQLPRRRLLRQALAAGVALAALGLGWGGWQYQQMNHHEVLATQAGERRLFELPDGSRLELNSATRIDVAFSAGRRQLRLLAGEAMFSVAHDSSRPFVVDTAQGSVTVTGTRFDVRQDNGLTRVAVEQGAVKVEGAAGSLAQLGAGQGAHIDHQGKVAAPYTINAATLTAWRQGKLVFDNATLAEVVSEVSRYRRHPLYVAPGKVANLRLSSTFSTDDPDALLRALPNILPVAVKTHSDGSSEIIAK